From Diaminobutyricibacter sp. McL0608, one genomic window encodes:
- a CDS encoding glycoside hydrolase family 32 protein encodes MTIFTRAALTVAAVVSATVLSLSLATPASASADSVAQPDTRPNYHYTPAQNWMNDPNGLIYFGGRYHLFYQYNATGNTGGNASWGHAVSTDLTHWKQLPIAIPSDSNEEVWSGSVVYDSSNTSGLGANGKGPLVAVYTSAPRASGVQRQSIAYSNDGGTTWTKYANNPVIDIGSHNFRDPKVFWYAPAKQWRMTVALSDQHKVAIYGSPDLKNWTEQSEFGPDGVTTAVWECPDLFPMQLDGKASETKWVLTVNVAGKAEYFVGSFDGKTFTNSEAPYTAPTGTTLNDFEGATYGAGWTTAGTAFGTGPAHNTGATGFIGSGYVDTFHNSDAETGSLMSPAFTIDKTHLNFLIGGGNHPYVQGGSTGAPAGDTFQDFEGNTLPGWTGSGSFAGITPSKESLSGQLGSGVLDTCQAGCDAAEGTITSPTFTVAHPYINLLTAGGEHPWGQANPTSVNLVVNGNVVASVTGNNTPNMDWVHMDASAYIGQQATLQVVDESDGSAGWGHMMVDNIVFSDAIANPWNTETGANLIVDGQVVRTATGNNSGLLDWTSWDLSDLQGKQAQLQLVDLNAGGWGHLLADQFTLADQPALSMTQRAHWLDYGHDFYAAVTFNDAPANQRIALGWMNNWDYANTIPTNGWRGTQSVPRILSLRTIDGQPRIVQKVAPQVTQLAELRQLKVVAPTTIPAGTKVLSTTTGENSVRLDAVLAAGSAKSFGLQLFRSADGSQYLSVTYDTTTGTLSVDRTHSGDVGFNPAFPSVDAAAVHLDHGLLRLEIYLDKTSVETFAQGGTTAITDLTFPQSGSNGIALTSTGGTAGLVGLAVTPLANAMADAYNG; translated from the coding sequence ATGACGATCTTCACCCGAGCTGCACTCACAGTGGCCGCTGTCGTTTCTGCGACAGTTTTGTCCCTCTCCCTCGCGACTCCAGCATCGGCTTCTGCTGACAGCGTCGCGCAGCCGGATACCAGGCCCAACTATCACTACACGCCCGCCCAGAACTGGATGAATGACCCCAACGGGCTCATCTATTTCGGTGGACGCTATCACCTCTTCTATCAGTACAACGCGACGGGAAACACCGGGGGGAACGCATCGTGGGGCCATGCGGTCAGCACGGATCTCACGCACTGGAAGCAGTTGCCGATTGCGATTCCGTCGGACAGCAACGAGGAGGTCTGGTCGGGAAGCGTCGTCTACGACAGCAGTAACACCAGTGGTCTCGGCGCCAACGGTAAGGGACCGCTTGTCGCCGTTTACACGAGCGCTCCCCGTGCGAGTGGGGTACAGCGGCAGTCGATCGCTTATAGCAACGACGGCGGCACGACATGGACGAAATATGCGAACAACCCCGTGATCGACATCGGCTCTCACAACTTCCGCGACCCGAAAGTGTTCTGGTACGCGCCGGCGAAGCAGTGGCGGATGACGGTGGCCCTGTCGGACCAGCACAAGGTGGCCATCTACGGTTCGCCTGACCTCAAGAACTGGACAGAGCAGAGCGAGTTCGGGCCGGATGGTGTCACGACCGCTGTCTGGGAATGCCCCGACCTGTTTCCGATGCAACTCGACGGCAAAGCCAGCGAAACCAAGTGGGTTTTGACGGTGAACGTTGCTGGAAAGGCGGAATACTTCGTCGGATCGTTCGACGGGAAGACGTTTACGAATAGCGAAGCGCCGTACACGGCACCCACCGGAACCACTCTCAACGACTTTGAGGGGGCGACCTACGGAGCCGGTTGGACAACGGCCGGCACGGCGTTCGGCACGGGCCCGGCCCACAACACAGGAGCGACCGGATTCATCGGGTCGGGCTACGTGGACACCTTCCACAACTCCGATGCGGAGACGGGATCGCTGATGTCACCGGCATTCACAATCGACAAGACTCATCTCAATTTCCTGATCGGCGGCGGCAACCACCCGTACGTGCAGGGTGGCTCGACCGGTGCTCCGGCAGGGGACACCTTCCAGGACTTCGAAGGAAATACGCTGCCCGGCTGGACCGGTTCAGGCTCATTCGCCGGAATCACCCCGTCGAAAGAGTCGTTGAGCGGTCAGCTCGGCAGCGGTGTTCTCGACACGTGCCAGGCGGGCTGTGACGCTGCCGAGGGCACCATCACCTCACCTACTTTCACGGTCGCTCATCCGTACATCAATCTGTTGACGGCCGGCGGAGAGCACCCATGGGGTCAGGCGAATCCGACCTCGGTCAACTTGGTCGTCAACGGCAACGTCGTAGCCAGCGTGACTGGCAACAACACCCCGAACATGGACTGGGTGCACATGGATGCGTCGGCGTACATCGGCCAGCAAGCGACACTGCAAGTCGTCGACGAGAGCGACGGAAGCGCAGGGTGGGGCCACATGATGGTCGACAACATCGTTTTCTCGGATGCCATCGCGAACCCGTGGAACACCGAAACCGGCGCCAATCTCATCGTCGACGGTCAGGTCGTGCGCACGGCGACCGGTAACAACAGCGGTCTGCTGGATTGGACGAGCTGGGATCTCAGCGACCTGCAGGGCAAGCAAGCCCAGCTTCAGCTGGTGGATCTGAATGCCGGAGGATGGGGACATCTCCTCGCCGACCAGTTCACTCTGGCTGACCAGCCCGCGCTGAGCATGACGCAGCGCGCGCATTGGCTCGACTATGGTCACGACTTCTACGCTGCGGTCACATTCAATGATGCGCCGGCGAACCAGAGGATCGCTCTGGGGTGGATGAACAACTGGGATTACGCGAACACCATTCCGACGAATGGCTGGCGGGGAACACAGTCCGTCCCGCGCATCCTTTCGCTGCGTACGATCGACGGCCAGCCCCGCATTGTGCAGAAGGTTGCACCGCAGGTGACCCAGTTGGCTGAACTGCGTCAGCTCAAGGTGGTTGCTCCGACCACGATTCCCGCTGGTACGAAGGTCCTGTCGACGACAACCGGTGAGAACTCTGTTCGCCTCGATGCCGTTTTGGCGGCCGGTTCCGCGAAGTCATTCGGGCTGCAGCTTTTCCGCTCAGCGGACGGCTCACAGTACCTTTCTGTAACCTATGACACGACAACGGGCACGCTCAGCGTCGATCGCACTCACTCCGGAGATGTCGGATTCAACCCTGCGTTCCCCAGCGTCGACGCGGCAGCTGTGCACCTGGATCACGGACTACTCCGCTTGGAGATCTACCTGGACAAGACATCCGTTGAAACCTTCGCGCAGGGCGGTACGACTGCAATCACAGACCTGACATTCCCACAGTCCGGCAGCAACGGAATAGCTCTCACGTCCACGGGAGGAACAGCCGGCCTGGTGGGACTCGCCGTCACACCGCTGGCGAACGCGATGGCCGACGCTTACAACGGCTAG